A DNA window from Candidatus Binatia bacterium contains the following coding sequences:
- a CDS encoding sodium ion-translocating decarboxylase subunit beta, with translation MESALLSGLQGLFLGVANLGLGHVVMVLIALLLLYLGIKKGYEPLLLVPIGFGAILVNIPLADMMGKEGFLRFFYDAGVLTEVFPLLIFVGIGAMTDFQPLLENPKIILLGAAGQFGIFLTLLLALALGFDKLDAVAVAIIGACDGPTAIYVSSKFAPHMLGAVSVAAYSYMSLVPLIQPPIMRALTTDKERKIVMGVVKQPVSKTTKILFPIVVTIFASLLAPKGTPLIGTVMLGNLMKESGVVERLKHAAENEIANIVTLLLGLCIGATMEADKFLRAQTLLVLALGFVAISLDTAVGVLFGKLMCVLSGGKINPLIGAAGISAFPMSARVVQVEGQKYNKKNYLLMHAMSANAGGQIGSVIAAAVMLSVLQGMGIVGG, from the coding sequence ATGGAATCCGCGCTTCTTTCCGGCCTGCAAGGCCTCTTCCTTGGCGTCGCCAATCTCGGTCTGGGCCATGTCGTCATGGTCCTGATTGCTCTGCTGCTCCTCTATCTCGGCATCAAAAAAGGCTACGAGCCGCTCCTTCTGGTTCCCATCGGTTTCGGCGCCATCCTGGTCAACATACCGCTCGCCGACATGATGGGGAAGGAAGGATTCCTCCGCTTCTTTTACGACGCCGGAGTGCTGACCGAAGTTTTCCCTCTGCTGATCTTCGTCGGCATCGGCGCCATGACGGACTTCCAGCCGCTTCTGGAGAATCCCAAGATCATCCTGCTCGGCGCGGCCGGGCAGTTCGGGATTTTTCTCACTTTACTCCTCGCCCTTGCCCTTGGATTCGACAAGCTCGACGCCGTCGCCGTCGCGATCATCGGCGCCTGCGACGGGCCGACGGCCATTTATGTGAGTTCGAAGTTCGCGCCGCATATGCTCGGCGCGGTTTCCGTGGCGGCCTATTCTTACATGTCGTTGGTGCCGTTAATTCAGCCGCCGATCATGCGCGCGCTCACGACCGACAAGGAACGCAAGATCGTCATGGGCGTCGTCAAGCAACCGGTGTCGAAAACGACCAAGATCCTCTTCCCGATCGTCGTGACGATTTTCGCTTCGCTGCTCGCCCCCAAAGGCACGCCGTTGATCGGCACCGTTATGCTGGGAAACCTGATGAAGGAAAGCGGCGTCGTCGAGCGGCTGAAACACGCCGCGGAAAACGAGATCGCCAATATCGTTACGCTGCTTTTGGGACTGTGCATCGGCGCGACGATGGAGGCCGATAAATTCCTGCGCGCTCAGACTCTTCTGGTCCTGGCCCTCGGTTTTGTCGCCATCAGTCTGGACACCGCCGTCGGCGTGCTCTTTGGAAAGCTCATGTGCGTCCTTTCCGGCGGCAAGATCAATCCATTGATCGGCGCCGCCGGCATCTCGGCGTTCCCGATGTCGGCCCGCGTCGTGCAGGTGGAAGGGCAAAAATACAACAAGAAAAACTATCTCCTCATGCACGCCATGAGCGCCAACGCGGGCGGACAGATCGGCTCCGTGATCGCAGCGGCGGTCATGCTCTCCGTGCTCCAAGGCATGGGCATCGTAGGGGGATAG
- a CDS encoding OadG-related small transporter subunit yields MDTWTFGWTLALIGMAGTMLVLWILSLLILLLKKIFPYQPEDSTAKKG; encoded by the coding sequence ATGGACACGTGGACGTTCGGTTGGACCTTGGCGCTGATCGGCATGGCCGGGACCATGCTGGTGTTGTGGATTTTAAGTCTGCTCATCCTTTTGCTTAAAAAAATCTTCCCCTATCAACCCGAAGATTCGACTGCCAAGAAAGGTTAA
- a CDS encoding biotin/lipoyl-containing protein — MATSVTAPMVGKVLKIEKKVGERVEEDEVVVVLEAMKMEIPVVAPAAGTVKEIKVSPGQAVEAEQDLAVIE, encoded by the coding sequence TTGGCGACATCCGTCACCGCGCCCATGGTGGGCAAGGTTCTCAAGATCGAAAAAAAAGTCGGCGAGCGCGTCGAAGAGGACGAGGTGGTCGTCGTTCTCGAAGCGATGAAGATGGAGATCCCGGTGGTGGCGCCGGCGGCCGGTACGGTGAAGGAAATCAAGGTATCCCCCGGCCAAGCCGTTGAAGCCGAGCAAGATCTCGCCGTCATCGAATAA
- a CDS encoding cupin domain-containing protein: MAKAAAQVENVMDNIPYYDKWQQGEGIPISKTFFAQDLRKVPVAHWERIGGEGAFINMEGAEGATGAYVCEIPAGKSLKPQRQIYEEMIYVLKGRGATAIWNDKGAKQTFEWQEGSLFALPLNAWHQHFNGQGNETARFFSVNSMPIVFNLFHNADFIFNVPYDFTDRFDGEPEYFSGKGKAHPGRIWDTNFIADARNFKLEEWKERGGGGTNVMLEMANGSMAAHISEFPIGTYKKAHRHGPGFNVIIIKGKGFSLFWRQGEPIKRYDWQDGSVFTPPPMMWHQHFNTGATPARYLPPRLGGIKYSLGEQFGDVTKVDKDVKAGGNQIEYYDEDPSIRKMFEEELAKSGTTSRMNPDFYKKK; this comes from the coding sequence ATGGCGAAGGCCGCAGCTCAGGTTGAAAACGTGATGGACAACATCCCCTATTACGACAAATGGCAGCAGGGAGAAGGTATCCCCATCAGCAAAACTTTTTTTGCCCAGGATTTGAGGAAGGTCCCGGTAGCGCACTGGGAAAGAATTGGAGGAGAGGGCGCGTTCATCAACATGGAAGGGGCGGAAGGCGCGACCGGCGCTTACGTCTGCGAGATTCCCGCGGGAAAAAGCCTGAAGCCGCAGCGGCAAATCTACGAAGAGATGATTTACGTTCTCAAGGGCCGCGGCGCGACGGCGATCTGGAACGACAAAGGCGCGAAGCAAACCTTCGAGTGGCAGGAGGGCAGCCTCTTCGCCTTGCCGCTGAACGCCTGGCACCAGCATTTCAACGGACAGGGAAACGAAACGGCGCGATTTTTCTCCGTCAACAGCATGCCGATCGTTTTCAACCTGTTCCACAACGCGGACTTTATCTTCAACGTGCCCTACGACTTCACCGACCGCTTCGACGGCGAGCCGGAATACTTCAGCGGCAAGGGGAAAGCCCATCCCGGCCGCATCTGGGACACCAACTTCATCGCCGACGCGCGTAACTTTAAACTGGAAGAGTGGAAGGAGCGCGGCGGCGGCGGGACCAACGTCATGCTCGAGATGGCCAACGGCTCGATGGCCGCCCACATCTCGGAATTCCCGATCGGCACCTACAAGAAAGCCCACCGCCACGGTCCGGGCTTCAACGTCATCATCATCAAGGGAAAAGGTTTCTCGCTTTTCTGGCGCCAAGGCGAGCCGATTAAGCGCTATGATTGGCAGGACGGCAGCGTTTTCACGCCACCGCCGATGATGTGGCACCAGCACTTCAACACCGGAGCCACTCCGGCGCGCTATCTTCCGCCGCGCCTCGGCGGAATCAAATATAGCCTCGGCGAACAGTTCGGCGACGTCACCAAAGTCGATAAGGACGTCAAAGCCGGCGGCAACCAGATCGAATATTACGACGAGGACCCGTCGATCCGGAAGATGTTCGAAGAAGAGTTGGCGAAGTCCGGCACCACGTCGCGGATGAATCCGGATTTTTACAAGAAAAAGTAA
- the plsY gene encoding glycerol-3-phosphate 1-O-acyltransferase PlsY yields MAALIVAFAYLLGSVPTGFLLGYLAGVDVRISGSGNVGATNVARVAGKWLGLLTLLGDTAKGFVPVFIALQMGFDAAVAGWAALAAFLGHLYPVFLKFRGGKGVATALGALLAVAPAAIGVLAPVFLLVLLATRIVSLASIVAAGTAPVAIWLLGYPDPLIGITLLMALWILWRHRDNIQRLRAGAEPRFSL; encoded by the coding sequence ATGGCCGCTCTAATCGTCGCGTTCGCCTATCTCCTGGGTTCCGTGCCGACGGGTTTCTTGCTGGGATATCTCGCCGGCGTCGATGTGCGGATCTCCGGCAGTGGCAACGTCGGCGCCACGAACGTCGCCCGGGTCGCGGGCAAATGGCTCGGGCTTCTAACCTTATTGGGCGATACGGCCAAAGGCTTCGTGCCGGTTTTTATTGCGCTGCAAATGGGATTCGACGCGGCGGTCGCCGGCTGGGCGGCGCTCGCCGCTTTCCTGGGTCATCTCTATCCGGTTTTTCTGAAATTTCGTGGCGGAAAGGGCGTGGCGACGGCTTTGGGAGCCTTGCTGGCCGTCGCTCCTGCGGCCATCGGAGTCCTGGCGCCGGTATTTTTGCTCGTTCTGCTGGCGACTCGAATCGTTTCGCTGGCTTCTATAGTCGCGGCTGGGACAGCGCCGGTGGCGATCTGGCTTCTGGGCTACCCGGATCCGTTGATAGGCATAACCCTGCTTATGGCGCTCTGGATCCTGTGGCGCCATCGCGACAACATTCAGCGCCTGCGCGCCGGCGCCGAGCCGAGATTCAGTCTCTAG
- a CDS encoding glycine zipper domain-containing protein — protein MKHKLCAIAVIFLLAGTLGCSAPMTTREKGAVIGAVGGAAAGGIIGSTVGAPGTGAAVGAVLGTAAGALIGDQMQGQEQKQAEQQRQIDQNRAETERLKREQERQKQQQQQREY, from the coding sequence ATGAAACACAAGTTGTGCGCTATTGCAGTGATTTTCCTTTTGGCCGGAACCCTCGGCTGCTCTGCACCCATGACAACCCGGGAAAAGGGCGCGGTCATCGGGGCCGTCGGCGGCGCCGCCGCAGGAGGCATCATTGGAAGCACCGTAGGCGCGCCGGGAACCGGAGCGGCGGTCGGCGCAGTGCTCGGCACGGCCGCGGGCGCTCTGATCGGCGACCAAATGCAGGGCCAGGAACAAAAACAGGCGGAGCAGCAACGCCAGATCGACCAGAACCGGGCCGAGACGGAACGCCTCAAAAGAGAGCAAGAGAGACAGAAACAGCAGCAACAGCAGCGCGAGTATTAG
- a CDS encoding Mrp/NBP35 family ATP-binding protein — protein MMETISKETVLDALKKVQDPELHRDIVSLGMVKNLDVADGKVKFTVELTTPACPLRETIDADCKKALAAVGIQDLEISFGAQVRGSKSGAGQTDLLPTVKNVVLVAAGKGGVGKSTVAANLAVALKKHGATVGLLDADIYGPSVPIIMGVKDHPEQIPVNGGFKLKPPLAHGLPVMSIGFFLERDQAVIWRGPMLGKALQQLMADVLWGALDYLIVDMPPGTGDVQITFSQQLKVSAALLVATPQEVALADVIRAKSMFDKVMIPIVGIVENMSYFICDGCGKKHEIFSRGGAERAAGRFNIPFLGEIPITPTLREGGDMGVPILIQEPNSEVSKIFMDIAAKLAGQLSVVSEAARKAQALKIVTT, from the coding sequence ATGATGGAAACAATCAGCAAAGAAACCGTGCTCGACGCGCTTAAGAAAGTCCAGGACCCCGAGCTCCATCGCGACATCGTAAGCCTCGGCATGGTGAAAAACCTCGACGTGGCCGACGGAAAAGTCAAATTCACCGTCGAGCTCACGACCCCGGCCTGCCCGCTGAGAGAGACAATCGACGCCGATTGCAAGAAAGCGCTGGCGGCGGTGGGGATCCAGGACCTGGAAATCTCCTTCGGCGCCCAGGTGCGCGGCAGTAAGTCGGGCGCGGGGCAGACCGATCTGTTGCCGACGGTGAAGAACGTTGTTCTGGTGGCGGCGGGAAAAGGCGGCGTGGGAAAGTCCACCGTCGCGGCAAACCTCGCCGTCGCGCTGAAGAAGCACGGCGCCACCGTGGGTCTGCTCGACGCGGACATCTACGGCCCCTCCGTGCCGATCATCATGGGCGTTAAGGACCATCCCGAGCAGATTCCCGTCAACGGCGGCTTCAAGCTCAAGCCCCCTCTCGCGCACGGCCTGCCGGTGATGTCGATCGGATTTTTTCTCGAGCGCGATCAGGCGGTGATCTGGCGCGGTCCGATGCTGGGAAAGGCACTGCAGCAATTGATGGCCGACGTCCTATGGGGCGCGCTCGATTATCTCATCGTCGATATGCCCCCCGGAACCGGCGACGTGCAGATCACGTTCTCCCAGCAGCTCAAAGTCAGCGCCGCGCTGCTGGTGGCGACGCCTCAGGAGGTTGCGCTCGCCGACGTGATCCGGGCCAAGTCGATGTTCGATAAGGTCATGATTCCCATCGTCGGCATCGTCGAGAACATGAGCTATTTTATCTGCGACGGCTGCGGCAAGAAGCACGAGATCTTTTCCCGCGGCGGGGCCGAGCGCGCGGCGGGGCGGTTCAACATCCCGTTCTTGGGGGAGATCCCGATCACGCCGACGCTGCGCGAGGGAGGCGACATGGGCGTGCCGATTCTGATACAGGAGCCGAACTCCGAGGTCAGCAAGATCTTCATGGACATCGCCGCCAAGCTGGCGGGCCAGCTCTCCGTGGTCTCGGAGGCCGCCCGGAAGGCGCAAGCGCTGAAGATCGTCACAACCTGA
- a CDS encoding DUF971 domain-containing protein, with product MAAQSPVEINHIKAKGVVRITWDDGHVGEYGQDYLRGFCPCAGCQGHGGELKFNPSPDAVLAEISAVGNYAIMFHWQDGHDTGIYTYQFLRALCPCAECKSQAGEAER from the coding sequence ATGGCAGCGCAATCTCCCGTCGAGATCAACCACATCAAAGCCAAAGGCGTGGTGCGCATCACCTGGGACGACGGCCACGTCGGGGAATACGGCCAGGATTATCTCCGCGGATTTTGCCCTTGCGCCGGCTGCCAGGGGCACGGCGGCGAATTGAAATTCAATCCTTCTCCCGACGCCGTCCTCGCGGAGATCAGCGCGGTCGGGAATTACGCGATCATGTTTCACTGGCAGGACGGACACGACACCGGCATCTATACGTACCAATTTCTAAGAGCCCTCTGCCCGTGCGCCGAGTGCAAGAGCCAGGCGGGAGAGGCGGAAAGATAG
- a CDS encoding iron-sulfur cluster assembly protein, with product MATKEEVYEILQQCYDPEIPVNIVDLGLIYDVQIEGTKVNVKMTLTAPGCGMGGMIAGQARQKILDNIDGVEEATVDLVWDPPWEPSRMSEEAKQKLGIG from the coding sequence ATGGCGACGAAAGAAGAAGTCTACGAAATTTTGCAGCAGTGCTACGACCCGGAAATTCCCGTCAACATCGTCGATCTCGGCCTCATTTATGACGTTCAGATTGAAGGAACTAAAGTCAACGTCAAGATGACCTTGACCGCGCCGGGATGCGGCATGGGCGGCATGATCGCCGGCCAGGCGCGCCAGAAAATTTTAGACAATATCGACGGCGTCGAGGAAGCGACCGTCGATCTCGTCTGGGACCCGCCCTGGGAACCGAGCAGGATGAGCGAAGAAGCCAAGCAGAAGCTGGGGATCGGGTGA